AAGCTGATCGTGTTCGATCCGCGCAGCAACCGGCTGGAGACCGTGACCGAACTGTCGATCCTCGACCGCATCAAGGTCTCCACCCACGTCGGCTACAACGTTTTCGGCACCGCAAGCGCATTCTGGCAGGACAGGATCGATGCCCTGAATGCGAAGACCGCGCGCCGCATCCAGTGAGAGATTGAAGAGATGTCCGTCCGCCGATTAGCGCCCAAGGAAGTCCAGCCCGCGAGCTTTGCGTTCACGGAGGAGAACCTTGCGTTCGCCAAGCAGCAGATCGCGAAATATCCGGCCGGCCGCCAAGCCTCCGCCGTCATCGCGATCCTTTGGCGCGCGCAGGAGCAGAACGACGGCTGGGTGTCGGAAGCCGCCATCCGCGTCATCGCCGACATGCTCGACATGCCCTACATCCGCGTGTTGGAGGTCGCCACCTTCTACACGATGTTCCAGCTCGCCCCGGTCGGCAAGAAGGCCCACGTCCAGGTCTGCGGCACGACGCCGTGCCGCTTGCGCGGCGCCGAGGATCTCATCCACGTCTGCGAGAGCCGCATCCATCACGAGCCCTTCCATCTCTCCAAGGACGGCAATTTTAGCTGGGAAGAGGTGGAGTGCCTGGGGGCATGCGTGAACGCGCCGATGGTGCTGATCGGCAAGGACACCTATGAGGACCTGACCAAGGACAGCTTCGGCAAGGTGCTCGACGGCTTCGCCTCGGGCAATCCACCCAAGCCCGGCCCGCAGAACGGCCGCCAGTTCTCCGCGCCCAGCACCGGGCCGACCACGCTGAAGGAGACCACCTGATGCGTGATCTCATGACGCAAGCGATCGGGAGGAGCGGCGCCGTGAAGAAGTGGGGCTTCGTCGCCATGCATGCCGCGGTCGCGGCTGCATTCATCTTCCTGCTCCAGCGATTTGCGCTGAACGCGACGCTGGACTCCAGTCTGCTCTGGGCGCTGACCTTCGGTGTCTGCGCCGCCGGGCTTGCCTACAAGCAGGCCAACCGTTGATCGGAAAGCACTGAAATGCTCGAGGACAAGGACCGCATCTTCAAGAACCTCTACGGCCTCCACGATTGGGGTCTCGAGGGCGCGCGGCGCCGCGGCGCCTGGGATGGCACCAAGGCCATCATCGACAAGGGCCGCGACTGGATCATCAACGAGATGAAGGCCTCCGGCCTGCGCGGCCGCGGCGGGGCTGGCTTCCCGACCGGTCTGAAATGGTCGTTCATGCCGAAGGAATCGACCGACGGCCGGCCGAGCTACCTCGTCGTCAACGCCGACGAGTCCGAGCCCGGCACCTGCAAGGACCGTGAGATCATGCGGCACGATCCGCATCTCTTGGTCGAGGGCTGCCTGCTCGCGAGCTTCGCGATGAACGCCCACACCTGCTACATCTATGTCCGCGGCGAGTTCATCCGCGAGCGCGAACGGCTCCAGGCCGCGATCGATCAGGCCTACGAGGCCAAGCTGATCGGCAAGGACAACGTCAACGGCTGGCCGTTCGACCTCTACGTCGCGCACGGCGCCGGCGCCTATATCTGCGGCGAGGAGACCGCGCTGCTCGAAAGCCTCGAAGGCAAGAAGGGCCAGCCGCGCCTGAAGCCGCCGTTCCCGGCCAATGTCGGCCTGTTCGGCTGCCCGACCACCGTCAACAACGTCGAGTCGATCGCGGTCGCACCGGACATCCTGCGGCGCGGCGCGGCCTGGTTCGCCGGCATCGGCCGGCCCAACAATGTCGGCACCAAGCTGTTCTGCATCTCCGGCCATGT
The DNA window shown above is from Bradyrhizobium sp. CB1650 and carries:
- the nuoE gene encoding NADH-quinone oxidoreductase subunit NuoE → MSVRRLAPKEVQPASFAFTEENLAFAKQQIAKYPAGRQASAVIAILWRAQEQNDGWVSEAAIRVIADMLDMPYIRVLEVATFYTMFQLAPVGKKAHVQVCGTTPCRLRGAEDLIHVCESRIHHEPFHLSKDGNFSWEEVECLGACVNAPMVLIGKDTYEDLTKDSFGKVLDGFASGNPPKPGPQNGRQFSAPSTGPTTLKETT
- the nuoF gene encoding NADH-quinone oxidoreductase subunit NuoF, which gives rise to MLEDKDRIFKNLYGLHDWGLEGARRRGAWDGTKAIIDKGRDWIINEMKASGLRGRGGAGFPTGLKWSFMPKESTDGRPSYLVVNADESEPGTCKDREIMRHDPHLLVEGCLLASFAMNAHTCYIYVRGEFIRERERLQAAIDQAYEAKLIGKDNVNGWPFDLYVAHGAGAYICGEETALLESLEGKKGQPRLKPPFPANVGLFGCPTTVNNVESIAVAPDILRRGAAWFAGIGRPNNVGTKLFCISGHVERPCNVEEAMGIPFRELIDKHCGGIRGGWNNLKAVIPGGSSVRMVPAEQIIDTPMDFDSLSKLRSGLGTAAVIVMDKSTDLIRAIARISYFYKHESCGQCTPCREGTGWMWRVLTRMAEGRAHKREIDMLLEVTKQVEGHTICALGDAAAWPIQGLIAHFRHEIEARIDQYSHKADIDDAGVRDPVNMVAAE